In Musa acuminata AAA Group cultivar baxijiao chromosome BXJ2-3, Cavendish_Baxijiao_AAA, whole genome shotgun sequence, the following proteins share a genomic window:
- the LOC103979024 gene encoding uncharacterized protein LOC103979024, with the protein MQMHLNSLEKGKNTLHQVETSIFCPSKSFVLLVGFSRGCKQYSKLILDLVRTARTITVSSSSFRYIEGTVVHLPHELLRSWIYVTIDFFRTSRAGQTKVQTYGPHLYEPYKSLEVMWAHSEQSMHQSYAIYGQALKPYGPCWGVFVMTTTNADMTESH; encoded by the exons ATGCAGATGCACCTAAACAGCTTGGAGAAGGGAAAGAATACATTACATCAAGTTGAGACGAGCATCTTCTGTCCTTCAAAATCATTTGTATTGCTTGTTGGATTTAGCCGTGGTTGCAAGCAGTACTCAAAACTCATCTTagatctggtaagaactgctcgcACCATCACtgtatcatcatcatctttcAG ATATATTGAGGGAACTGTCGTCCATCTTCCACATGAACTGCTCCGATCTTGGATATATGTAACGATAGACTTCTTCCGGACTTCGAG AGCTGGCCAAACCAAAGTTCAAACATATGGACCACATCTCTATGAACCCTACAAGTCTCTGGAAGTCATGTGGGCACACAGTGAGCAATCAATGCATCAATCTTATGCTATTTATGGACAAGCCCTAAAACCATATGGGCCATGCTGGGGTGTTTTTGTGATGACAACAACTAATGCT GATATGACCGAATCCCACTGA